The Saccharomyces paradoxus chromosome XV, complete sequence DNA window AGTcagacgaagatgaagatgaagagacATTGGCCAAAGTCATAAAGGCTAAAAAACGGAAAACACTAAAAAATCTAAGAAAAGACTCGGTGAAAAGGggaaaatttaaaattcaACTATTATCCACCACACAAGATTCTAAAACATTGCCGCCAAAGAAAGAATCGTCCATCATACGTTCAAGAGATCGTTGGTTAAATAGAAAGACTTTGAATAAAGGGTAATATATAGCATACAacataataaataatagTACAACCACAACATAAATCATAATGTTCATCTATCTATAATGAAACAAAGAGAATATATACCAACGTTTAGTAGTCTACTCTTCAGAAATGCAGTACGATATCACCAATGGTATGCAAACACCTGTTAAAACATAAATGGATTCATCATGGGGTAAAACGACTTCCTGTTCCACGCTCAGATCATGATCGTGGGAACCTCCACCAACAAATGCTGTGAAAGACGCATATAGTAAACTACCACCACTCATAAGCAAAAGATTTCCACTAATCCAATCCATCGTAGGTGAATGGCTCAAATTTAAAAGTGATAGCACTATGTATCCGATCGGAGTCGATGACGCAAACAAGAAAACGTTGCACACTACCTCCCATTTCAATAGGTTTTGTCTCGATACCATCAAACTAGTGAGAGAAAGAACCGCAGGGATCTTATGAATAACTATAGCAATTAACACCACTATAAGCAGTGAATCATTATTCGTTGTCGTACCTAGTGCAATCCCATCGGATAATCCATGAATGAATAACGCAAATACAACGTTGTTTTGTATTAGGTTCATCCATATTTGTCTTGGATGGTTTATTATATCTTTCCA harbors:
- the ATX2 gene encoding Mn(2+) transporter ATX2 (Golgi membrane protein involved in manganese homeostasis~similar to YOR079C); translated protein: MKFWGVVLLASFLLIATFLIGLIPLYYIDKQKRSIIADQEGGDSVSDLTTNIDTQTIDDEVTSYRVKIAVLSQFGIGMLLGTSFMLVIPEGIKACVEHNGNVGVNLLIGFIGVYVLDRLVTLWISGKQTVYTHDAVKFQNWKDIINHPRQIWMNLIQNNVVFALFIHGLSDGIALGTTTNNDSLLIVVLIAIVIHKIPAVLSLTSLMVSRQNLLKWEVVCNVFLFASSTPIGYIVLSLLNLSHSPTMDWISGNLLLMSGGSLLYASFTAFVGGGSHDHDLSVEQEVVLPHDESIYVLTGVCIPLVISYCISEE